One stretch of Pseudomonas sp. NC02 DNA includes these proteins:
- a CDS encoding YCF48-related protein: MGVVFFRPKATRRVALLATALSLLGVVALSTPAHAATETTAAAVFAIDSPKAAKSLMIDVVHAGKRLVAVGDRGHILYSDDQGATWTQAKVPTRQLLTAVFFADDQHGWAVGHDAQILATTDGGVTWTQQFQDLKREAPLLDVWFKDASNGFAVGAYGALIETTDGGKTWDDVSDRLDNEDQYHLNAIAQVKDAGLFIVGEQGSMFRSHDEGQTWEKLEGPYEGSLFGVIGTAQAQTLLAYGLRGNLFRSTDFGSTWEPVELNATRGALEFGLSGATLLDDGSIVVVGNGGSVVVSHDDGLTFSVFNRPDRISLSAVTAAGNGNLILAGQGGVRVASPTGAEPTKQ; this comes from the coding sequence ATGGGTGTGGTGTTTTTCCGCCCGAAGGCCACGCGCAGGGTCGCATTGCTGGCCACAGCGCTCTCGTTGCTGGGGGTTGTCGCGTTGTCGACACCGGCCCATGCCGCCACAGAAACCACCGCCGCCGCGGTGTTCGCCATTGACTCCCCCAAGGCCGCCAAAAGCCTGATGATCGACGTGGTCCACGCAGGCAAGCGCCTGGTCGCGGTCGGTGATCGCGGGCACATCCTCTATTCCGACGACCAGGGCGCCACCTGGACTCAAGCCAAAGTCCCCACCCGGCAACTGCTGACCGCCGTGTTTTTCGCCGACGACCAACACGGCTGGGCGGTGGGCCATGACGCACAGATCCTCGCCACCACCGACGGCGGCGTGACCTGGACCCAACAATTCCAGGACCTCAAGCGCGAAGCACCGCTGCTCGACGTCTGGTTCAAGGACGCCAGCAACGGCTTTGCCGTGGGTGCCTACGGTGCGCTGATCGAAACCACCGACGGGGGCAAGACCTGGGACGACGTCAGCGACCGCCTCGACAACGAAGACCAATACCACCTCAACGCCATCGCCCAGGTGAAAGACGCCGGGCTGTTTATCGTCGGTGAGCAGGGCAGCATGTTCCGCTCCCATGACGAGGGGCAAACGTGGGAAAAACTCGAAGGCCCCTACGAGGGCTCGCTGTTCGGCGTGATCGGCACCGCCCAGGCGCAGACGCTGTTGGCCTACGGCCTGCGTGGCAACCTGTTCCGCTCCACGGATTTTGGCAGCACCTGGGAGCCGGTGGAGCTGAACGCCACTCGTGGCGCGCTGGAGTTCGGTTTGTCGGGGGCGACCCTGCTGGACGACGGTTCCATCGTGGTAGTGGGCAATGGTGGCAGCGTGGTGGTCAGCCACGACGACGGCCTGACCTTCAGCGTATTCAATCGCCCGGACCGCATTTCGCTGTCGGCGGTCACCGCGGCGGGCAACGGCAACTTGATTCTGGCGGGGCAGGGCGGCGTTCGCGTGGCCAGTCCAACCGGCGCCGAGCCGACAAAACAATAA
- a CDS encoding Gfo/Idh/MocA family protein: MRELGIGLIGTGFMGRAHALAFNNARAVFELPVKLTLAALADADTERAIRCANDWGFAQAHGDWQQLIDDPKVDVVAITTPNHLHYPMAMAALAAGKAVYCEKPLAVSLEQAAAMRDAASKAGVVTRVGYNYQHNPMIGLARQLIARGELGEIISFQGEFSEDFMADSASPWSWRCEVGHAGGALADLGSHLLSMARYLVGDVVSVCADTQTVHGQRPATAGSETLREIAVDDQVHALLRFANGARGTVSSSWLKHGYKNHLSFEISGTRGTLLFDQERLNELQLFRVGQEGFQRVLAGPSLPGYAAFSPAPGHQLGYNELKTLEVHELVMALAGKGSDGTDFAAAWEVERLATAIRVAAKEERWVRLNEV, encoded by the coding sequence ATGCGCGAACTCGGAATCGGCCTGATTGGTACAGGCTTTATGGGGCGTGCCCACGCCTTGGCGTTCAATAACGCGCGGGCGGTGTTCGAGCTGCCGGTGAAGCTCACGCTGGCCGCCCTGGCCGATGCCGATACCGAGCGCGCAATACGCTGCGCCAATGACTGGGGGTTTGCCCAGGCCCATGGCGACTGGCAGCAGTTGATTGACGATCCCAAGGTGGATGTTGTCGCCATCACTACTCCCAACCATTTGCACTACCCCATGGCCATGGCTGCACTGGCGGCAGGCAAGGCGGTGTATTGCGAGAAGCCGCTGGCGGTGAGCCTGGAGCAGGCGGCCGCGATGCGTGATGCGGCGAGCAAGGCCGGGGTGGTGACGCGGGTGGGTTACAACTATCAGCACAACCCGATGATTGGTTTGGCCCGGCAGTTGATCGCCCGCGGTGAGTTGGGGGAGATCATCAGTTTTCAGGGGGAGTTCAGCGAGGATTTCATGGCGGATTCGGCGTCGCCGTGGTCGTGGCGCTGTGAGGTGGGACATGCCGGCGGTGCGTTGGCGGATCTGGGCAGCCATTTACTGTCCATGGCGCGCTATTTGGTGGGGGATGTGGTGAGTGTGTGTGCCGATACGCAAACGGTGCACGGGCAGCGGCCTGCCACCGCCGGAAGTGAGACGCTGCGGGAGATTGCGGTGGATGACCAGGTGCATGCGTTGTTGCGGTTTGCCAATGGGGCACGGGGGACGGTGAGCAGTAGCTGGCTGAAGCATGGGTATAAGAATCACCTGAGCTTTGAGATCAGTGGCACGCGGGGCACGTTGTTGTTTGATCAGGAACGGTTGAATGAATTGCAGCTGTTTCGGGTTGGGCAGGAGGGATTTCAGCGGGTGTTGGCGGGGCCTTCGTTGCCAGGGTATGCGGCGTTCAGTCCGGCGCCGGGGCATCAGTTGGGGTACAACGAGTTGAAGACGCTGGAGGTGCATGAGTTGGTGATGGCGTTGGCCGGCAAGGGCAGTGACGGGACGGATTTCGCGGCGGCTTGGGAGGTTGAGCGGTTGGCCACGGCGATTCGGGTGGCGGCCAAGGAGGAGCGGTGGGTCAGGCTGAATGAGGTCTAA
- a CDS encoding efflux RND transporter permease subunit, with the protein MIALLIRWSVANRFLVLLATLFVTAWGLWAIQNTPVDALPDLSDVQVIIRTPYPGQAPQIVENQVTYPMTTTMLSVPGAKTVRGFSFFGDSYVYVLFDEGTDLYWARSRVLEYLSQLQARLPASAKPALGPDATGVGWIYQYALVDRTGKHDLAQLRSLQDWFLKFELKTLPNVAEVATIGGQVKQYQVQIDPLALASRGITQAQVVEAIGKANQETGGSVLNMGESEYMVRASGYLKTLEDFRGIPLRLDTHNVPVTLGDVATIQLGPDMRRGISELDGEGEAVGGVVILRSGKNAREAIAAVKTKLEQLQTSLPPGVEIVTTYDRSKLIDRAVDNLSHKLLEEFLVVALVCGIFLWHLRSSLVAIISLPVGVLIAFIVMRFQGINANIMSLGGIAIAIGAMVDGAVVMIENAHKKIEAWHHAHPNQELKGEAHWKVITDAAVEVGPALFFCLLIITLSFIPVFTLQAQEGRLFGPLAYTKTYAMAAAAGLSVTLIPVLMGYWIRGRIPDEQRNPLNRGLIKLYQPALDAVLRWPRMTLLVALLMVASALWPVSHLGGEFLPPLDEGDLLYMPSALPGLSTQTAGALLQRTDRLIKSVPEVAHVFGKAGRAETATDPAPLEMFETTIEFKPRDQWRPGMTPEKLVKELDRVVQVPGLTNIWIPPIRNRIDMLATGVKSPIGVKVAGSSLMDIDAVTQAVEKVAKTVPGVSSALAERLTGGRYIDVDIDRPAAARYGLNITDVQSIVSGAIGGENIGETVEGLARFPINLRYPKEWRDSVSAMSNLPIYTPSGSQITLGTVARIKVSEGPPMLKSENARPSGWVYIDVRDRDLASVVKDLREAINQNVQLQPGMSLSYSGQFEFLERANARLKLVVPATLLIIFVLLYLTFRRVDEALLILATLPFALTGGVWLLYWLGFNLSVATGVGFIALAGVSAEFGVIMLLYLKNAWAERQGGGDQALLEAITEGAVLRVRPKAMTVAVIIAGLLPILLGGGTGSEVMSRIAAPMIGGMLTAPLLSLFVIPAAYRLMRKSKS; encoded by the coding sequence ATGATCGCCCTGTTGATTCGCTGGTCGGTGGCCAACCGCTTTTTGGTGTTGTTGGCGACTTTATTCGTGACGGCCTGGGGTTTGTGGGCGATCCAGAACACCCCGGTGGACGCCTTGCCGGACCTGTCGGATGTGCAGGTGATCATCCGCACGCCGTACCCGGGCCAGGCCCCGCAGATTGTCGAGAACCAGGTCACTTACCCGATGACCACCACCATGCTCTCGGTGCCGGGGGCGAAGACCGTGCGTGGCTTTTCGTTCTTCGGCGACAGCTACGTCTACGTGCTGTTCGACGAGGGCACCGACCTGTATTGGGCGCGCTCGCGGGTGCTGGAATACCTGAGCCAGTTGCAGGCGCGTTTGCCGGCGTCGGCCAAGCCGGCGCTGGGCCCGGATGCCACCGGTGTCGGCTGGATCTACCAGTACGCGCTGGTGGACCGCACCGGCAAACACGACCTGGCGCAACTGCGCTCGTTGCAGGACTGGTTCCTCAAGTTCGAGCTCAAGACCCTGCCCAATGTCGCCGAAGTGGCGACCATCGGCGGCCAGGTCAAGCAGTACCAGGTGCAGATCGACCCGCTGGCCCTGGCCAGTCGCGGCATTACCCAGGCCCAGGTGGTGGAAGCCATCGGCAAGGCCAACCAGGAAACCGGCGGTTCGGTGCTGAACATGGGTGAGTCGGAATACATGGTGCGTGCGTCCGGCTACCTGAAAACCCTGGAGGACTTTCGCGGCATTCCCCTGCGGCTCGACACCCACAACGTGCCGGTGACCCTTGGGGATGTGGCGACGATCCAGCTGGGCCCGGACATGCGCCGGGGCATCAGTGAACTGGATGGCGAAGGCGAGGCGGTGGGCGGCGTGGTGATCCTGCGCAGCGGCAAGAACGCCCGCGAGGCCATCGCGGCGGTCAAGACCAAGCTGGAGCAACTGCAAACCAGCCTGCCGCCCGGGGTGGAAATCGTCACCACCTACGATCGCAGCAAACTCATCGATCGCGCCGTGGACAACCTCAGCCACAAGCTGCTCGAAGAGTTCCTGGTGGTGGCGCTGGTGTGCGGGATCTTCCTGTGGCACCTGCGCTCCTCGCTGGTGGCGATCATTTCGTTGCCGGTGGGGGTGTTGATTGCCTTTATCGTCATGCGCTTCCAGGGCATCAACGCGAACATCATGTCCCTGGGCGGGATTGCGATTGCCATCGGCGCGATGGTCGATGGCGCGGTGGTGATGATCGAGAATGCCCACAAGAAAATCGAAGCCTGGCACCACGCGCATCCGAACCAGGAATTGAAGGGGGAGGCGCATTGGAAGGTCATCACCGATGCGGCAGTGGAGGTGGGGCCGGCGTTGTTTTTCTGCCTGCTGATCATCACCTTGTCGTTTATCCCGGTGTTCACCCTGCAAGCCCAGGAAGGCCGCTTGTTCGGGCCGCTGGCCTACACCAAGACCTATGCCATGGCCGCTGCGGCGGGGTTGTCGGTGACCCTGATCCCGGTGCTGATGGGCTACTGGATTCGCGGGCGTATTCCCGATGAGCAACGCAACCCGCTGAATCGCGGCCTGATCAAACTCTACCAACCGGCCCTCGACGCGGTGTTGCGCTGGCCGCGCATGACCTTGCTGGTCGCGCTGCTGATGGTCGCCAGTGCGCTATGGCCGGTGTCGCACCTGGGCGGTGAATTCCTGCCGCCGCTGGATGAGGGTGACCTGTTGTATATGCCGTCGGCGTTGCCTGGTTTGTCGACGCAAACTGCCGGCGCATTGCTGCAACGTACAGACCGCTTGATCAAGAGCGTGCCGGAAGTCGCCCACGTGTTCGGCAAGGCCGGCCGCGCAGAAACGGCCACCGACCCGGCGCCGCTGGAAATGTTCGAAACCACCATCGAGTTCAAGCCGCGAGACCAATGGCGCCCCGGCATGACTCCGGAAAAACTGGTGAAGGAACTCGACCGGGTGGTGCAGGTGCCGGGGCTGACCAACATCTGGATTCCGCCAATCCGCAACCGTATCGACATGCTCGCCACCGGGGTCAAAAGCCCGATCGGCGTGAAGGTCGCGGGTTCCAGCCTGATGGACATCGACGCCGTGACCCAGGCCGTGGAAAAGGTCGCCAAGACGGTGCCCGGCGTCAGCTCGGCGCTGGCGGAACGCCTGACGGGCGGGCGCTACATCGACGTGGATATCGACCGCCCGGCCGCCGCGCGTTATGGCCTGAACATCACCGATGTGCAGTCCATTGTCTCCGGGGCGATTGGCGGGGAAAACATCGGCGAGACCGTCGAAGGCTTGGCGCGGTTTCCCATCAACCTGCGCTACCCGAAAGAATGGCGCGACTCGGTGAGCGCGATGAGCAACCTGCCGATCTATACGCCGTCAGGCAGCCAGATCACCCTGGGCACCGTGGCCAGGATCAAGGTCAGCGAAGGCCCGCCGATGCTCAAGAGCGAAAACGCCCGGCCTTCCGGCTGGGTGTACATTGACGTGCGTGATCGCGACCTGGCGTCGGTGGTGAAGGACTTGCGCGAGGCGATCAACCAGAACGTGCAACTGCAACCGGGCATGAGCCTCAGCTACTCGGGGCAGTTCGAGTTCCTGGAGCGGGCCAATGCGCGCCTGAAACTGGTGGTGCCGGCGACCTTGCTGATCATCTTCGTGCTGCTGTACCTGACGTTCCGGCGGGTGGATGAGGCGCTGCTGATCCTCGCCACGTTGCCGTTCGCGCTGACGGGTGGGGTGTGGTTGCTGTACTGGCTGGGCTTCAACCTGTCGGTGGCGACGGGTGTTGGATTTATCGCGTTGGCGGGGGTGTCGGCGGAGTTTGGCGTGATCATGCTGCTGTATTTGAAAAACGCCTGGGCCGAACGCCAGGGAGGAGGGGACCAGGCCCTGCTGGAAGCCATCACCGAAGGTGCCGTATTACGCGTACGGCCCAAGGCGATGACCGTGGCCGTAATCATCGCCGGCTTGCTGCCGATCCTTTTAGGCGGCGGCACCGGCAGCGAAGTCATGAGCCGGATTGCCGCGCCCATGATTGGCGGCATGCTCACAGCGCCCTTGCTCTCCCTCTTCGTCATCCCGGCGGCATATAGGCTAATGCGCAAATCCAAAAGCTAA
- a CDS encoding lactonase family protein — translation MMMRKFWPLLMAGSVGAMSVQAAPVDTYELLVGSYTAGTSEGIYRLQFDSRTGQFSGQPVLAAKAANPSWLTLSKDQKHLFVVNENGPGQKDPVGRVSSYSIDPKNHQLTLINQVQSLGNEPTHSSLASDGRYLFVANYSVLEDPGGSLAVLPLDTEGKLSPPVQLSGHPASRVNPERQASNHVHSVVSSPDGKYVFVQDLGADKIFAYHYDPKANHELPLTPADPAFVQLPPGSGPRHLLFTADGKHAWLTTEMSAQVAVFDYNDGKLTQKQLVNFADGQPVSDKAGAALHTSSDGKFLYVSNRGTANQMLVFAIDPATAQLKEIQRRSVEGDHPREFALDPSGKFLLIANQKSNEIVVVERDPKTGLLGKTVQKLAIDAPSDLKFLVRQ, via the coding sequence ATGATGATGCGTAAATTCTGGCCCCTGCTGATGGCCGGCAGCGTAGGCGCGATGTCGGTCCAGGCCGCGCCGGTGGACACCTATGAATTGCTCGTTGGCAGCTACACCGCCGGCACCAGCGAAGGTATCTACCGTTTGCAGTTCGACAGCCGTACCGGGCAGTTCAGCGGCCAGCCGGTGCTCGCCGCCAAGGCGGCCAACCCGTCGTGGCTGACCCTGTCCAAGGACCAGAAGCACCTGTTTGTGGTCAACGAAAACGGCCCGGGCCAAAAAGACCCGGTGGGGCGCGTCAGCAGCTACAGCATCGACCCGAAGAACCATCAACTGACCCTGATCAACCAGGTGCAGAGCCTGGGCAACGAGCCGACCCATTCCAGCCTGGCCAGTGACGGGCGCTACCTGTTCGTGGCCAACTATTCGGTGCTGGAAGATCCGGGCGGCAGCCTCGCGGTGCTGCCGCTAGACACCGAAGGCAAGCTGTCGCCGCCGGTGCAGTTGAGCGGGCACCCGGCCAGCCGGGTCAACCCGGAGCGCCAGGCGTCCAACCACGTGCATTCGGTGGTGTCTTCGCCGGACGGCAAATACGTGTTTGTCCAGGACCTGGGGGCGGACAAGATCTTTGCCTACCACTACGACCCCAAGGCCAACCATGAACTGCCGCTGACCCCGGCCGACCCTGCGTTTGTGCAATTGCCACCGGGCAGCGGCCCGCGGCACCTGCTGTTCACCGCAGACGGCAAGCACGCCTGGCTGACCACCGAGATGAGCGCGCAAGTGGCGGTGTTCGACTACAACGATGGCAAGCTGACCCAGAAGCAACTGGTCAACTTCGCGGATGGCCAGCCGGTGTCCGACAAGGCCGGTGCTGCACTGCACACCTCAAGCGACGGCAAGTTCCTCTACGTGAGCAACCGTGGCACCGCCAACCAGATGTTGGTGTTTGCCATCGACCCGGCCACTGCGCAGCTCAAAGAGATCCAGCGCCGATCGGTGGAAGGCGACCATCCCCGGGAGTTCGCCCTGGACCCCAGCGGCAAGTTCCTGCTGATCGCCAACCAGAAGAGCAACGAGATTGTGGTCGTCGAGCGCGATCCCAAGACCGGTCTTTTGGGCAAAACCGTGCAGAAACTGGCGATTGATGCCCCCAGCGACCTCAAGTTCCTGGTGCGGCAATAA
- a CDS encoding DUF5629 family protein has product MTADTATLPDAFEDCQMVEIDGLHSFDFSLDDQTLLIICMDGRAEKRWSFTLEQVKAATFDQTLQSWTLTGDSGEHRLVCMSGVTGNNNDEDEADDDA; this is encoded by the coding sequence ATGACTGCCGACACCGCTACCTTGCCCGACGCTTTTGAAGACTGCCAGATGGTCGAAATCGATGGCCTGCACAGCTTCGATTTCAGCCTGGATGACCAGACGTTATTGATCATCTGCATGGACGGTCGCGCCGAGAAGCGCTGGAGTTTCACCCTGGAGCAAGTCAAGGCGGCGACCTTTGATCAAACCCTGCAAAGCTGGACCCTTACCGGTGACTCGGGCGAACACCGCCTGGTCTGCATGAGCGGCGTCACCGGCAACAATAATGACGAGGATGAAGCGGATGATGATGCGTAA
- a CDS encoding RND family transporter produces MSSHHNDKATFLERLIFNNRPAVITICLLVSIFLFWQATLIRPSTSFEKMIPLQHPFIERMMEHRNDLANLGNTVRISVEAKDGDIFTKEYMETLRQINDEVFYISGVDRSGLKSLWSPSVRWTEVTEEGFAGGEVIPQSYNGSPESLDQLRNNVLKSGQVGRLVANDFKSSIVDIPLLESYPDPQDQGKLLALDYRKFSHELEDKIRDKFEAQNPNVKIHIVGFAKKVGDLIDGLVMVVMFFGIAFVITLVLLLWFTNCLRSTVAVLSTTLVAVIWQLGLMHALGFGLDPYSMLVPFLIFAIGISHGVQKINGIALQSSDADNALTAARRTFRQLFLPGMIAILADAVGFITLLIIDIGVIRELAIGASVGVAVIVFTNLILLPVAISYVGISKRAIAKSKKDAHREHPFWRLLSKFASPKVAPVSIALALIAFGGGLWYSQNLKIGDLDQGAPELRPDSRYNKDNNFIINNYSTSSDVLVVMVKTPPEGCSRYEAMAPIDQLMWKMQNTEGVQSAISLVTVSKQMIKGMNEGNLKWETLSRNPDVLNNSIARADGLYNNNCSLAPVLVFLNDHKAETLDRAVHAVQDFAKENNKDGLEFILAAGNAGIEAATNEVIKESELTILILVYLCVATMCMITFRSWAATLCIVLPLVLTSVLGNALMAFMGIGVKVATLPVVALGVGIGVDYGIYIYSRLESFLRAGLPLQEAYYQTLKSTGKAVLFTGLCLAIGVCTWIFSAIKFQADMGLMLTFMLLWNMFGALWLLPALARFLIKPEKLAGQKGNSLFAH; encoded by the coding sequence ATGAGCAGTCATCACAACGACAAGGCCACGTTTCTCGAGCGCCTGATTTTCAATAACCGCCCGGCAGTCATCACGATCTGCCTGCTGGTGAGTATTTTCCTGTTCTGGCAGGCGACGTTGATTCGCCCGTCCACCAGCTTCGAAAAAATGATCCCCCTCCAGCACCCCTTCATCGAGAGGATGATGGAGCACCGCAATGACCTGGCGAACCTGGGCAACACGGTGCGCATTTCGGTGGAGGCCAAGGACGGTGACATCTTCACGAAGGAGTACATGGAGACCCTGCGCCAGATCAACGACGAGGTGTTCTACATCTCCGGCGTCGACCGCTCCGGCCTCAAGTCCCTGTGGAGCCCCAGCGTGCGCTGGACCGAAGTTACCGAAGAAGGCTTTGCCGGCGGTGAAGTGATCCCGCAGAGCTACAACGGCTCGCCGGAAAGCCTCGACCAGTTGCGCAACAACGTGCTGAAGTCCGGGCAGGTCGGGCGGTTGGTGGCCAACGACTTCAAGTCGAGCATCGTCGACATTCCGCTGCTGGAGTCCTATCCGGACCCACAGGACCAGGGCAAGCTGCTGGCCCTGGACTACCGCAAGTTCTCCCATGAGCTCGAAGACAAGATCCGCGACAAGTTCGAAGCGCAGAACCCCAACGTCAAGATCCACATTGTCGGTTTTGCCAAGAAGGTCGGCGACCTGATCGACGGCCTGGTGATGGTGGTGATGTTCTTCGGTATCGCCTTCGTCATCACCCTGGTGCTGCTGCTGTGGTTTACCAACTGCCTGCGCAGTACCGTCGCGGTGTTGAGCACCACGCTGGTGGCGGTGATCTGGCAGCTCGGGCTGATGCATGCCCTGGGTTTCGGGCTGGATCCCTACTCGATGCTCGTGCCGTTCCTGATCTTCGCCATCGGTATTTCCCACGGCGTACAGAAGATCAACGGCATCGCCCTGCAATCCAGTGATGCCGACAACGCCCTGACCGCGGCCCGGCGTACCTTCCGCCAGCTGTTCCTGCCGGGCATGATCGCGATCCTCGCCGATGCGGTCGGTTTTATCACCCTCTTGATCATCGATATCGGCGTGATCCGCGAGCTGGCAATCGGTGCTTCGGTGGGGGTGGCGGTCATCGTGTTCACCAACCTGATCCTGCTGCCGGTGGCGATCTCCTATGTCGGCATCAGCAAGCGCGCCATCGCCAAGAGCAAGAAGGATGCGCACCGCGAACACCCGTTCTGGCGCCTGCTGTCTAAGTTCGCCAGCCCCAAGGTCGCGCCGGTGTCGATAGCCCTGGCGCTGATCGCCTTCGGTGGCGGCCTCTGGTACAGCCAGAACCTGAAGATCGGTGACCTCGACCAGGGCGCGCCGGAGCTGCGCCCGGACTCGCGCTACAACAAGGACAACAATTTCATCATCAACAACTACTCCACCAGCTCCGACGTGCTGGTGGTGATGGTCAAGACTCCGCCCGAAGGCTGCTCGCGGTATGAAGCCATGGCGCCCATCGACCAGTTGATGTGGAAGATGCAGAACACCGAAGGCGTGCAGTCGGCCATCTCGCTGGTCACCGTGTCCAAACAGATGATCAAGGGCATGAACGAGGGCAACCTGAAATGGGAAACCCTGTCGCGCAACCCGGACGTGCTGAACAACTCCATTGCCCGTGCCGATGGCCTGTATAACAACAACTGTTCGCTGGCGCCGGTGCTGGTGTTCCTCAACGACCACAAGGCCGAAACCCTCGACCGCGCGGTGCATGCGGTGCAGGACTTCGCGAAAGAGAACAACAAGGACGGCCTGGAATTCATCCTCGCCGCCGGTAACGCCGGGATCGAGGCGGCCACCAACGAGGTGATCAAGGAGTCCGAGCTGACCATCCTGATCCTGGTGTACCTGTGCGTGGCCACCATGTGCATGATCACCTTCCGCTCGTGGGCGGCGACCCTGTGCATCGTGCTGCCGCTGGTGCTGACCTCGGTGCTGGGCAACGCGCTGATGGCGTTCATGGGCATCGGCGTCAAGGTCGCGACCTTGCCGGTGGTGGCGCTGGGGGTGGGGATTGGCGTGGACTATGGCATCTACATCTACAGCCGCCTGGAGAGTTTCCTGCGGGCCGGCCTGCCGTTGCAGGAAGCCTATTACCAGACGCTCAAGTCCACCGGTAAAGCCGTGCTATTCACCGGCCTGTGCCTGGCAATCGGCGTATGCACCTGGATCTTCTCGGCCATCAAGTTCCAGGCCGACATGGGGCTGATGCTGACCTTCATGCTGCTGTGGAACATGTTCGGCGCGTTGTGGCTGCTGCCGGCGCTGGCACGCTTCCTGATCAAGCCCGAGAAGCTGGCGGGGCAGAAGGGCAATTCGTTGTTCGCCCACTGA
- a CDS encoding glutathione S-transferase, whose translation MSEAVLYSFRRCPYAMRARMALRYSGVAVQIIEVSLKAKPAEMLALSPKGTVPVLSVDGRVIDESLAIMRWALAQNDPEGWLLGDDRATQALIEENDQGFKHQLNRYKYAERYPEQPMEHYRAEGEVFLMKLEGLLAEQEYLLAGHLSLADVALAPFVRQFAHVDREWFARAPYPRLQDWLQRFLESPLFIAVMAKT comes from the coding sequence GTGAGCGAGGCCGTGTTGTATTCGTTCCGCCGTTGCCCCTATGCGATGCGGGCGCGGATGGCCTTGCGGTATTCAGGGGTGGCGGTGCAGATCATCGAGGTCAGCCTCAAGGCCAAGCCGGCTGAGATGCTCGCGTTGTCACCCAAAGGCACGGTGCCGGTGCTGAGCGTGGATGGCCGGGTGATCGATGAAAGCCTGGCGATCATGCGCTGGGCACTGGCACAGAACGATCCTGAGGGTTGGTTGCTTGGGGATGATCGGGCGACGCAGGCGCTGATTGAAGAGAATGATCAGGGCTTCAAACATCAATTGAATCGATACAAGTATGCCGAGCGCTATCCGGAGCAGCCGATGGAGCATTATCGGGCCGAGGGTGAGGTGTTTCTGATGAAGCTGGAGGGGTTGCTGGCGGAGCAGGAGTATTTGCTGGCCGGGCATTTGAGCCTGGCGGATGTGGCACTTGCACCGTTTGTGCGGCAGTTTGCCCATGTGGATCGGGAGTGGTTTGCCCGGGCGCCCTATCCGCGGTTGCAGGACTGGTTGCAACGCTTCCTGGAATCGCCGTTGTTCATCGCCGTGATGGCAAAAACCTGA